A genomic window from Trueperella bialowiezensis includes:
- a CDS encoding heme ABC transporter ATP-binding protein, whose protein sequence is MDSRPTPSLGGPALGGPAMSGRNLKVELGGKTIIEGIDLEAYSGQILALVGPNGAGKSTLLSALTGDYALSDGEVHIRGEVQSGLSVQELAKIRAVQVQENQLSFAFTASEVVRMGRAAWARTEEEVRDDVVIYSVMADTETTHLAQRTYPTLSGGEKARVTFARTLAQETPIMLLDEPTAAMDIRHQEAVLQLVRQRADDGAAVVIVVHDLSVAAAYADRVMILRDGRLATVGSPREVLTSEILSDVYGYPIDVFDHPRSGELVVVPQRTHQHTQPVELEVSL, encoded by the coding sequence ATGGATTCGCGTCCCACGCCTTCGCTGGGTGGCCCCGCGTTGGGTGGCCCCGCGATGAGCGGCCGCAACCTCAAGGTCGAGCTCGGCGGCAAAACAATCATCGAAGGTATTGATCTAGAGGCCTACTCGGGCCAGATCCTCGCGCTCGTCGGCCCGAACGGCGCCGGCAAATCCACTCTGCTCAGCGCCCTGACCGGCGACTACGCGCTCAGCGACGGCGAGGTGCACATCCGCGGTGAGGTCCAGTCCGGGCTGTCGGTCCAGGAGTTGGCAAAGATTCGCGCCGTGCAAGTGCAAGAAAACCAGTTGTCGTTTGCGTTCACGGCGAGCGAGGTTGTGCGGATGGGCCGCGCAGCCTGGGCGCGCACGGAAGAGGAGGTGCGCGACGACGTCGTTATCTACTCCGTCATGGCGGACACGGAAACCACGCACCTAGCGCAACGCACCTATCCCACCCTGTCTGGCGGAGAAAAAGCCCGGGTGACGTTTGCTCGCACGCTCGCCCAAGAAACGCCGATCATGCTTCTTGACGAGCCGACCGCCGCGATGGATATCCGCCACCAAGAGGCCGTCCTGCAGCTGGTACGTCAGCGAGCCGACGACGGCGCCGCAGTCGTCATCGTCGTCCACGACCTGTCAGTGGCAGCAGCCTATGCGGACCGGGTGATGATCTTGCGCGATGGCAGGCTGGCCACGGTGGGCTCACCTCGGGAGGTTCTCACCTCCGAGATTCTGTCAGACGTGTACGGCTATCCCATTGACGTGTTCGACCATCCGCGCTCTGGCGAGCTCGTCGTCGTTCCTCAACGTACTCACCAACACACTCAACCTGTCGAGTTGGAGGTTTCCCTATGA
- a CDS encoding ABC transporter ATP-binding protein/permease: MTTTQARQRNEHSRARGVARTSTAGNRGSQAHVQVGTAGGRATTRTVMLVRIGSAIATAVAVVMLGQAIGTYAANAGANVTSWLAGAVCAGLVAGALAGAELIIGTTGARREEKQLRRQILHTAFEATTLPKNAEEDSDSGALITMATQNAEKMTEYRQQYWGSTKAALLVPVLVVAYIAAAIDWRLGLGMAVAVPIIPVLVIGFLVVLRKVSKQSRQERARLTTQYMDALRNLTVIRLFGAGPRLEKKLAQQGERNRGAIMRLLAGNQRVIIVIDGALSLVMICWSVFLISQGVQRGTIDVTGAVTAMLLLVLLLEPLTQLAGFFYIGMGGIASEKIIGAYMGREQAKQAAAIRPKSAGDAGAGRGSTRAVELRDITYDYGRGEVLHGVSLSLDYGEKAAIIGRSGAGKSTLLSILRGSLPLQGGAAYVGGQDLGALSAPDIRSLSATVSQSTWLFSGTIADNLRIANEHATEAEMWEALAAAHVADDVRNMPLGLDTEVGERGAQLSGGQAQRVSLARALISGRKILFLDEPTSQIDLASEAAIIDAIGELGPEYALLIVTHRHSLLEIADTVYEMADGTIHRLHEERSGR; encoded by the coding sequence ATGACGACGACGCAGGCACGGCAACGGAACGAACACTCGCGCGCTCGTGGGGTGGCTCGCACGTCTACAGCGGGTAACCGGGGTAGTCAGGCACACGTTCAGGTGGGCACGGCAGGAGGCCGAGCAACCACGCGCACGGTCATGCTCGTGCGGATTGGAAGTGCGATAGCGACGGCGGTCGCAGTCGTCATGCTCGGGCAAGCGATCGGAACGTACGCTGCCAACGCCGGGGCGAATGTGACCTCATGGCTTGCCGGTGCCGTGTGTGCCGGGCTTGTGGCCGGAGCGCTCGCGGGCGCCGAACTCATCATTGGCACCACCGGTGCTCGCCGGGAAGAAAAGCAGCTGCGCCGCCAAATCTTACACACCGCGTTTGAAGCGACCACGTTACCCAAGAATGCCGAGGAAGATTCCGATTCGGGTGCGCTCATCACGATGGCCACGCAGAACGCCGAAAAGATGACGGAATACCGCCAGCAATACTGGGGATCGACCAAGGCGGCGCTGCTAGTGCCCGTGCTCGTCGTCGCCTATATTGCGGCGGCTATCGACTGGCGGCTCGGACTCGGAATGGCGGTCGCCGTGCCGATCATTCCGGTGCTCGTGATTGGCTTCCTCGTGGTGTTGCGGAAAGTGTCTAAGCAGTCGCGGCAAGAACGCGCCCGGCTGACCACGCAGTATATGGACGCGCTGCGTAACCTCACCGTTATTCGGCTTTTTGGTGCTGGGCCGCGGCTCGAGAAAAAGCTCGCTCAGCAGGGCGAGCGCAACCGCGGCGCGATCATGCGGCTCCTCGCTGGTAACCAGCGGGTGATTATCGTCATCGACGGCGCGCTCTCGCTCGTCATGATCTGCTGGTCCGTGTTCCTCATCAGCCAGGGCGTACAGCGTGGAACCATCGACGTCACCGGGGCGGTCACCGCAATGCTGCTCCTCGTACTCCTGCTTGAACCGCTCACCCAACTCGCCGGCTTCTTCTACATTGGCATGGGCGGGATCGCCTCCGAAAAGATCATTGGCGCCTACATGGGCCGGGAGCAGGCCAAACAGGCAGCAGCGATACGGCCCAAGAGTGCTGGCGACGCCGGGGCGGGGCGTGGGTCAACGCGGGCTGTCGAGCTGCGGGATATTACCTATGACTACGGCCGCGGCGAAGTACTGCACGGCGTCAGCCTCAGCCTCGACTACGGCGAAAAGGCTGCGATCATCGGACGATCGGGAGCAGGAAAATCCACGCTGCTGTCGATCCTGCGCGGCTCCCTACCGTTGCAGGGCGGGGCTGCTTACGTGGGCGGCCAGGACCTAGGCGCTCTCAGCGCGCCCGACATCCGCTCCCTTAGCGCTACGGTTTCCCAGTCGACGTGGTTGTTCAGCGGCACGATCGCAGACAATCTTCGGATCGCCAACGAACACGCCACCGAGGCCGAAATGTGGGAGGCGCTCGCGGCCGCACACGTTGCCGACGACGTGCGAAACATGCCGCTCGGTCTCGACACCGAGGTGGGTGAACGCGGGGCGCAGCTATCCGGCGGGCAGGCCCAGCGCGTGTCGCTCGCCCGCGCCCTGATATCCGGCCGCAAGATTCTGTTCCTGGATGAGCCGACGTCGCAGATCGACCTCGCCTCCGAAGCCGCGATCATCGATGCGATCGGCGAGCTCGGCCCGGAATACGCGCTGCTGATCGTTACCCACCGGCATTCGCTTTTGGAGATCGCGGACACGGTGTACGAGATGGCCGACGGCACGATCCACCGTCTGCACGAAGAAAGGAGCGGGCGATGA
- a CDS encoding transglycosylase domain-containing protein has protein sequence MTKNKKRGRGYPRQGMGPIRRWLPSWRVVLGTFLTLVAMGIGALVGLYVTTDIPEADEFALAQKTTVYYEDGTTELGQYSELNRSSVPLDQISPSLQHAVIASEDASFYENSGIDLRGIARAFWNNVQGKPLQGGSTLTQQYAERYYMGTTTSIPGKIKEAILAIKIDQTQSKEEILENYLNTIYFGRGAYGIEAAAQAYFGIPAANLDLSQSAMLAGIIPAPSAWDPAVDPDRANERFERVLGLMVDEEWITQAEADAASFPNVQPVTQNNSFSGTNGYLLDSVRSELLANGFTEQELATAGFQIVTTIDEEKQQAAVDAVAGLPEDRPDNNHVGLLSVDPRNGEIYAMYGGADYLERQRNSATQDRAQGGSTFKMFGVVEALDQGISPDKRYDAPAQYTVGNPGGSQIVFNNVDERSYPNVTVRDMTARSLNTSFIKLNEEIGPHNTKEMAIKLGLSEDTPGLDDGVGNVLGSASPNGVEMATAFGTLANDGERVTPHIVREVRDRDGNRIYTGDTTAKRAISAETAQLATDVLQGTLKSGGTAAEHALPDRPAAGKTGTSSGPMSAWFAAYVPQMVTVVNMYAIADDGSEAIVEPFGGVYQVAGGNFPAQVWHDYMVAATEDMDVIEFADVSKLLAERAPAPAPVPTQSPSPSESPSPTPSPTPSEPAPEPEPEPAPAPQPTPAPAPAPAPPPPADDQQPPPNEPEPEADGAG, from the coding sequence ATGACGAAGAATAAAAAACGCGGCCGCGGCTATCCCCGGCAGGGCATGGGTCCGATCCGGCGGTGGCTGCCCTCGTGGCGGGTTGTGCTGGGAACATTCCTTACGCTCGTCGCCATGGGTATCGGCGCCCTCGTTGGCCTGTACGTCACCACGGACATTCCGGAAGCCGACGAGTTTGCGCTCGCGCAGAAGACCACCGTCTATTACGAAGACGGCACCACCGAACTCGGCCAGTATTCGGAGCTCAACAGGTCGTCGGTTCCGCTCGATCAGATTTCGCCGAGCCTGCAGCATGCTGTCATCGCCTCGGAGGATGCCTCGTTCTACGAAAACTCTGGCATCGACCTGCGCGGAATTGCCCGCGCGTTTTGGAACAACGTCCAGGGCAAGCCGCTGCAGGGTGGATCTACGCTCACCCAGCAGTACGCCGAACGTTATTACATGGGTACGACGACGTCGATCCCCGGCAAAATCAAAGAAGCCATCCTGGCAATCAAGATTGATCAGACCCAGTCGAAGGAAGAGATCCTCGAAAACTATCTGAACACGATTTACTTCGGCCGTGGCGCCTACGGTATTGAGGCGGCGGCACAGGCATATTTCGGGATTCCAGCTGCGAACCTTGACCTTTCTCAGTCGGCCATGTTGGCCGGGATTATTCCTGCGCCGTCCGCGTGGGATCCTGCCGTTGATCCGGACCGGGCAAACGAGCGGTTTGAACGCGTTCTCGGACTCATGGTTGACGAGGAATGGATTACGCAGGCTGAGGCGGATGCGGCGTCGTTCCCGAACGTCCAACCCGTGACGCAAAACAATAGTTTTTCGGGCACGAACGGCTATCTGCTGGATTCGGTGCGCTCCGAACTGTTGGCAAACGGGTTCACCGAACAAGAACTGGCCACGGCCGGGTTCCAAATCGTCACCACGATTGATGAAGAGAAGCAGCAAGCCGCCGTCGACGCCGTCGCCGGACTTCCCGAGGATAGGCCGGATAATAACCATGTTGGCCTGCTTTCCGTCGATCCGCGCAACGGGGAAATCTACGCCATGTATGGCGGCGCCGACTATCTGGAACGCCAGCGCAACTCGGCCACGCAAGACCGCGCGCAGGGTGGGTCCACGTTCAAAATGTTCGGCGTGGTGGAAGCCCTCGATCAGGGTATTTCCCCAGATAAACGCTACGACGCCCCCGCCCAATACACGGTGGGTAACCCGGGTGGCAGCCAAATCGTGTTCAACAACGTTGACGAGCGAAGCTACCCCAACGTGACGGTCCGCGACATGACCGCCAGGTCGCTCAACACGAGCTTCATCAAGCTCAACGAAGAGATCGGCCCACATAATACGAAGGAGATGGCGATCAAGCTCGGCCTGAGTGAGGATACGCCAGGTTTGGACGACGGCGTCGGCAACGTTTTGGGTTCGGCGTCCCCGAATGGGGTGGAGATGGCGACGGCGTTTGGCACACTTGCGAACGACGGCGAACGGGTCACCCCGCATATTGTGCGCGAGGTGCGTGACCGGGACGGCAACCGAATCTACACCGGCGACACCACGGCCAAGCGCGCGATCAGCGCCGAGACCGCGCAGTTGGCGACCGACGTCCTGCAAGGCACACTCAAGTCAGGTGGCACGGCGGCCGAGCACGCCCTGCCGGACCGCCCGGCTGCGGGTAAGACGGGCACGTCGTCGGGTCCCATGTCCGCATGGTTTGCGGCTTACGTGCCGCAGATGGTCACGGTGGTCAACATGTATGCGATTGCCGACGACGGTTCGGAGGCCATCGTTGAACCCTTCGGTGGCGTCTACCAGGTGGCCGGCGGTAATTTCCCCGCCCAGGTATGGCACGACTACATGGTGGCCGCGACCGAGGATATGGACGTGATCGAGTTCGCCGACGTGAGCAAGCTGCTTGCCGAGCGGGCTCCCGCACCTGCCCCGGTGCCGACTCAAAGCCCGAGTCCGTCAGAGAGTCCGAGCCCGACGCCGTCGCCCACACCGTCCGAACCGGCACCTGAACCGGAACCAGAGCCAGCTCCCGCGCCTCAGCCAACACCAGCGCCTGCACCGGCACCGGCACCCCCACCGCCGGCGGATGACCAGCAACCACCACCCAATGAACCCGAACCTGAGGCCGACGGAGCCGGCTAG
- a CDS encoding single-stranded DNA-binding protein, with the protein MAGEPIITVVGNLTADPELKYVGSGTPVASFTVASTPRTYNRNTGEWEDGEAMFIRCSVWRDYAENVTESLTKGMRVVVQGRLQVRNYQRQDGSQGTSVEMQVDEVGPSLRYATAQVTKTSGRGAGGGFNRDQQGYGQQGYGQRGQASYNAPQGGSANDPWAQQGAGGSAFDDDPPF; encoded by the coding sequence ATGGCAGGCGAACCAATTATTACCGTCGTCGGAAATCTCACTGCAGATCCCGAACTCAAGTACGTTGGCTCGGGTACGCCAGTCGCATCCTTCACGGTCGCGTCGACCCCGCGTACCTATAACCGCAACACGGGCGAATGGGAAGATGGCGAAGCCATGTTCATCCGCTGTTCCGTGTGGCGTGATTACGCTGAGAACGTCACCGAATCCCTGACCAAGGGGATGCGCGTGGTTGTTCAGGGCAGGCTCCAGGTCCGTAACTACCAGCGCCAGGACGGCTCGCAGGGCACGTCTGTGGAAATGCAGGTAGACGAGGTTGGCCCCTCACTGCGTTACGCAACGGCACAGGTCACCAAGACCTCCGGCCGCGGCGCAGGCGGCGGATTCAACCGTGACCAGCAGGGCTACGGCCAGCAAGGCTATGGGCAGCGAGGTCAAGCTTCATATAACGCGCCCCAGGGCGGATCGGCGAATGATCCGTGGGCCCAGCAGGGCGCAGGTGGTTCGGCGTTTGACGACGATCCGCCGTTCTAA
- a CDS encoding heme/hemin ABC transporter substrate-binding protein — protein MTSKQMTTTRKATPRKARLIGLVLALMVVLAACGSGTGTQQQGDTDPVKLSDATFAENPKEYVGPSTAVMTNNVVRPVADNPKPQLPVTVTDAQGTVTTVTDVSRILAIDLYGTASRTVYELGLGDNVVGRDTSSGFPGIEDKPVVTQNGHNLNAEAILELAPTVIITDTSLGPWDVMLQMRDAGIPVIAVDSKRDIDSTEEFTMQVAEALGVPDEGRKLVERIQSETTEVLEEIDQYVPKDDSERLRMMFLYVRGQAGVYYIFGPGSGTDSLIEGIGGIDVASDIGWEGMQPMTDEAIVEAQPDLVLMMTLGLDSVGGVDGLLEAVPALKHTPAGQKKRIVDMSDYEVMSFGPNTPGVLEALAIAVYAPETKVPPSPLCGVRIDCGGE, from the coding sequence GTGACGTCAAAGCAGATGACCACTACAAGAAAAGCCACGCCACGAAAGGCTAGGCTCATCGGCCTCGTTCTTGCTTTGATGGTTGTCCTGGCCGCGTGCGGCAGTGGAACGGGCACCCAGCAGCAGGGGGATACAGACCCGGTCAAGCTTTCCGATGCCACGTTCGCTGAAAATCCGAAAGAGTACGTCGGCCCATCGACCGCGGTGATGACAAACAACGTGGTTCGCCCCGTGGCGGATAACCCGAAGCCGCAACTCCCTGTCACGGTCACCGACGCTCAGGGCACGGTCACCACGGTCACGGACGTGTCGCGCATCCTTGCCATTGATTTGTACGGCACGGCCTCCCGCACGGTCTACGAACTAGGCTTGGGCGACAACGTGGTGGGCCGGGATACGTCGTCGGGATTCCCGGGTATTGAAGACAAGCCGGTGGTCACGCAAAACGGCCACAACCTCAACGCTGAAGCCATCCTCGAACTAGCGCCCACCGTGATCATTACCGACACCTCGCTCGGCCCGTGGGACGTCATGCTCCAAATGCGCGACGCCGGAATCCCAGTGATCGCCGTCGATTCCAAGCGCGATATTGACTCCACAGAAGAATTCACCATGCAGGTGGCCGAGGCGCTCGGCGTGCCAGACGAAGGCCGCAAGCTAGTCGAACGCATCCAGTCTGAAACCACCGAGGTTCTCGAAGAAATCGACCAGTACGTGCCGAAAGACGATTCGGAGCGGCTGCGCATGATGTTTTTGTACGTGCGCGGACAGGCCGGGGTGTACTACATTTTCGGCCCTGGATCGGGCACGGACTCCCTCATTGAAGGGATCGGAGGCATCGATGTGGCCAGCGATATTGGCTGGGAGGGCATGCAACCGATGACGGACGAGGCAATCGTCGAAGCTCAACCTGATCTGGTGCTCATGATGACACTCGGCTTGGACTCGGTAGGAGGCGTTGACGGCCTACTTGAAGCCGTGCCCGCTCTCAAACACACGCCGGCCGGCCAGAAGAAACGCATCGTCGACATGTCCGACTACGAAGTGATGAGCTTCGGGCCAAACACCCCGGGCGTGCTGGAAGCGCTCGCGATCGCCGTCTATGCACCTGAGACGAAGGTGCCGCCGTCGCCACTATGCGGCGTGCGAATCGACTGCGGGGGTGAATAG
- a CDS encoding FecCD family ABC transporter permease has translation MSIAAKPLVFAPERTSGKEANAQLLTNNAAQAVLKRQSTGRSRWLFIVLAIALVVMILVAAGVGQMSITPAEVVASILRKIGIETGVTAEHQYYEAALWDVRFPRIALAVLVGAGLATGGVLMQGVFGNPLAEPGIVGVSSGAAAMAAMVIALGLDVFGSWTLVVGAFIGGLIATLTVYLTARKNGRTEVVTLILTGVAVNAVAGAVTALMTFLGDTNAREEIVFWQMGSLNGTRWPEVYVAAPVMIVGIAASLFYMRKLDLLALGERQARHLGVDVERLRREVIVLVAVITSAAVAFSGIIAFVGLVVPHIVRMIVGPGHKVVLPASILGGAVLLLCADTAARTLIPYADMPIGILTALVGGPFFFYLIRRTRRGAGGWS, from the coding sequence ATGAGTATCGCTGCCAAGCCGCTTGTTTTCGCGCCGGAGCGCACGTCCGGCAAAGAGGCGAACGCGCAGTTACTCACCAACAACGCCGCGCAGGCCGTACTCAAACGGCAGTCGACAGGCCGCAGCCGTTGGCTGTTTATCGTGCTCGCAATTGCGCTGGTCGTCATGATCCTTGTTGCCGCGGGGGTGGGGCAGATGTCGATCACCCCGGCCGAAGTGGTCGCCTCGATCCTCCGGAAAATCGGCATAGAAACAGGTGTTACCGCAGAGCACCAGTACTATGAGGCGGCGTTGTGGGATGTGCGCTTCCCGCGCATCGCGCTCGCCGTGCTCGTAGGTGCAGGGCTGGCCACCGGCGGCGTGCTCATGCAGGGCGTGTTCGGAAACCCGCTGGCTGAACCGGGAATCGTAGGCGTGTCGTCCGGTGCGGCGGCGATGGCTGCGATGGTCATCGCACTCGGTCTTGACGTGTTTGGTTCGTGGACGCTCGTGGTCGGCGCGTTCATCGGCGGCCTCATCGCCACGCTCACCGTCTATCTCACGGCACGCAAGAACGGGCGCACCGAAGTGGTCACCCTTATTTTGACGGGCGTCGCCGTCAACGCCGTAGCCGGCGCCGTCACCGCACTCATGACCTTCCTTGGTGACACGAACGCCCGCGAAGAAATCGTGTTCTGGCAGATGGGTTCACTCAACGGCACGCGCTGGCCAGAGGTCTACGTGGCCGCCCCGGTCATGATCGTGGGCATCGCCGCGTCGCTGTTTTACATGCGCAAACTTGATCTTCTTGCGCTCGGCGAACGGCAGGCCCGGCATTTGGGTGTCGACGTCGAACGGTTGCGCCGCGAAGTCATCGTGCTGGTTGCCGTCATCACCTCGGCCGCGGTGGCCTTTTCGGGGATCATCGCCTTCGTGGGCCTCGTCGTGCCGCATATTGTGCGGATGATCGTCGGCCCGGGGCACAAAGTGGTGTTGCCGGCGTCGATCCTTGGCGGCGCTGTGCTGCTGTTGTGTGCGGACACGGCGGCGCGCACGCTCATCCCTTACGCAGACATGCCGATCGGGATCCTCACCGCACTCGTGGGTGGCCCGTTCTTCTTCTACCTCATCAGGCGCACCCGCCGCGGCGCAGGGGGGTGGAGCTAA
- the rpsR gene encoding 30S ribosomal protein S18, whose amino-acid sequence MVAKPVLRKPKKKSNPLKTAKVGKIDYKDTATLRKFISDRGKIRARRVTGVSTQEQRQIARAVKNAREMALLPFSSSNR is encoded by the coding sequence ATGGTTGCAAAGCCAGTTTTGCGTAAGCCCAAGAAGAAGTCGAACCCGCTCAAGACCGCCAAGGTCGGCAAGATCGACTACAAGGACACCGCAACTTTGCGTAAGTTCATCTCCGACCGCGGCAAGATTCGTGCTCGCCGCGTGACCGGAGTCAGCACGCAGGAACAGCGTCAGATCGCGCGCGCAGTGAAGAACGCCCGCGAAATGGCTCTCCTGCCGTTCTCCAGCTCGAACCGCTGA
- the rpsF gene encoding 30S ribosomal protein S6 has translation MRQYEMMIILDPEVDERNLQPKLDDMLKVVPAEGGTLDNVDIMGKRRLAYEIKKKTEGIYVVVFMTATPATAQELDRQLGLNENVMRTKLLRYEPEPAAE, from the coding sequence ATGCGTCAATACGAGATGATGATCATCCTCGATCCGGAAGTTGACGAGCGCAACCTCCAGCCCAAACTGGACGACATGCTGAAAGTCGTGCCAGCCGAAGGCGGAACCCTCGACAACGTGGACATCATGGGCAAGCGTCGCCTTGCCTACGAAATCAAGAAGAAGACCGAAGGCATTTACGTCGTCGTCTTCATGACGGCCACGCCAGCCACCGCACAGGAACTCGACCGCCAGCTCGGCCTTAACGAAAACGTTATGCGCACCAAGCTACTGCGTTACGAGCCCGAACCTGCAGCCGAATAA
- the rplI gene encoding 50S ribosomal protein L9, which yields MKIILTHEVEKLGKPGDVVEVKDGYGRNYLIPRGYATKWTKGAQRQIDQMNEARRRRVTEDIESARESREALEAGPITIAKTAGSNGRLFGAVTTADVAEAASEITGKKIDRRQVNLTGSLKSVGEYVGSIKLADEINAAIKIEVVAAE from the coding sequence ATGAAGATCATCCTTACTCACGAAGTTGAAAAGCTCGGCAAGCCCGGCGATGTGGTCGAGGTTAAGGACGGCTACGGCCGTAACTACCTGATCCCGCGCGGATATGCCACGAAGTGGACGAAGGGCGCTCAGCGTCAGATCGACCAGATGAACGAGGCACGACGCCGTCGCGTCACCGAAGATATCGAATCGGCACGCGAATCGCGCGAGGCTCTCGAAGCCGGCCCGATCACGATTGCGAAGACTGCCGGCTCGAACGGCCGTCTGTTCGGTGCGGTGACCACGGCCGATGTTGCCGAAGCCGCATCGGAGATCACCGGTAAGAAGATCGACCGCCGTCAGGTGAACCTGACCGGTTCGCTCAAGTCCGTGGGCGAATATGTTGGTTCGATCAAGCTTGCTGACGAGATCAACGCCGCGATCAAGATCGAGGTTGTTGCTGCCGAGTAA